Proteins found in one Xenopus laevis strain J_2021 chromosome 1L, Xenopus_laevis_v10.1, whole genome shotgun sequence genomic segment:
- the tmem129.L gene encoding E3 ubiquitin-protein ligase TM129 yields the protein MESPAVTFTLAYVVFSVCFVFTPNEFHSAGITVQNLLSGWLGSEDVAFVHYHIRRSTATLLAHSLLPMGYFIGLCFAAPEKELYNVHKAADGWKVFVLMAVLLPIATSILAFYWSQKRWSNHPLAKTLAHHALPQSSWRAVASSINTEFRRIDKFATGAPSARVIVTDTWVMKVTTYKVDVAQQQDIHLTVTDSRQHELSPDSNTPVQFITIRVASINPRVKPFDIRLNSTEYGELREKLHAPIRNAANIVIHQTLGDMFLDTFRSLVEANHTYEISSNQELEPCIGCMQTNANIKLVKYCQEANEGECQQCYCRPMWCLTCMGKWFASRQDQQHPETWLSSQVPCPTCRAKFCIVDVCIVR from the exons ATGGAGAGTCCGGCGGTGACTTTTACACTTGCCTACGTGGTGTTCTCCGTGTGCTTCGTGTTCACCCCCAATGAGTTCCATTCGGCCGGGATCACTGTGCAGAACCTGCTGTCCGGCTGGCTGGGAAGTGAGGATGTGGCCTTCGTTCATTATCACATCAGGAGGAGCACTGCCACCCTATTGGCTCACTCCCTTCTGCCCATGG GATACTTTATAGGGTTGTGCTTTGCTGCTCCGGAAAAAGAGCTGTACAATGTCCATAAAGCAGCGGATGGCTGGAAGGTGTTTGTGTTGATGGCTGTCCTCCTGCCAATAGCCACCAGCATTCTTGCCTTCTATTGGTCACAGAAGAGGTGGAGTAACCACCCCCTAGCCAAGACATTGGCTCACCATGCTCTTCCTCAGTCCAGCTGGAGGGCCGTTGCCTCTTCAATCAACACCGAGTTCAGGAGAATTGACAAGTTTGCGACGGGGGCCCCCAGCGCCAGGGTGATTGTGACAGACACTTGGGTTATGAAAGTGACAACCTACAAAGTGGACGTGGCTCAGCAGCAGGACATTCACTTGACTGTAACCGACTCCAGGCAACACGAACTGTCTCCAGACTCCAACACTCCTGTGCAGTTCATCACAATACGGGTAGCCAGCATCAACCCTAGGGTGAAACCTTTTGACATCAG GCTGAATTCCACAGAATACGGGGAACTGCGAGAGAAACTTCACGCTCCTATACGCAACGCTGCGAACATTGTCATTCACCAGACCCTTGGCGACATGTTCCTTGACACGTTCAGATCTCTGGTGGAAGCCAACCACACGTATGAGATTTCCAGCAATCAG gaATTGGAGCCGTGTATAGGCTGCATGCAGACCAATGCCAACATCAAGCTTGTGAAGTACTGCCAGGAAGCCAATGAAGGAGAGTGCCAGCAGTGTTACTGTCGGCCCATGTGGTGTCTCACGTGTATGGGAAAATGGTTTGCCAGCCGCCAGGACCAGCAGCACCCAGAGACCTGGTTGTCTAGCCAAGTGCCTTGCCCCACTTGCCgcgcaaaattctgcattgtcgACGTGTGCATAGTGCGGTGA